A section of the bacterium genome encodes:
- the surE gene encoding 5'/3'-nucleotidase SurE, producing MKILISNDDGIYAPGIAKLEEAMQEIGDVVVVAPNSEQSGAAHSLTLHRPLRITQHSQNRYSVDGTPTDCVYLAMLEIFKDDHPDIIVSGINHGANLGNDITYSGTVSAALEGVLLGIPSIAFSLVYQRDEVLNFTQAQRAAKKIVKMLDQYPLPKHTLYNVNIPNVQHNNDLDIEFTYQGNKQYESATIEKIDPRGKKYYWIGGDILEFDKDPGSDSNAIREGKISISPIRIDMTNHDYLKTLQESYAKSD from the coding sequence ATGAAAATATTGATTTCGAATGATGATGGAATTTACGCTCCTGGGATTGCTAAACTAGAAGAAGCCATGCAAGAAATAGGAGATGTGGTTGTGGTAGCTCCTAACAGTGAGCAAAGTGGAGCGGCGCACTCATTAACCTTACATCGACCCTTGCGTATAACGCAACATAGTCAAAATCGTTATTCAGTGGATGGAACACCCACTGACTGTGTTTATCTGGCTATGTTAGAGATTTTTAAAGATGATCATCCTGATATAATTGTATCCGGTATCAATCATGGAGCTAATTTGGGCAATGATATTACTTATTCCGGCACTGTATCTGCAGCATTGGAAGGTGTTTTATTGGGAATTCCATCCATTGCATTTTCCTTGGTCTATCAAAGAGATGAAGTTTTAAACTTCACTCAAGCTCAAAGGGCTGCAAAAAAAATTGTAAAAATGTTAGATCAATATCCTTTGCCCAAGCATACCTTGTACAATGTTAACATTCCCAATGTGCAACATAACAATGATTTAGACATAGAGTTTACATATCAGGGCAACAAACAATATGAAAGTGCCACCATAGAAAAAATAGATCCAAGAGGAAAAAAGTATTATTGGATAGGTGGAGATATTTTAGAGTTTGATAAAGACCCTGGCTCTGACTCTAATGCAATAAGGGAAGGCAAGATATCCATTTCTCCTATTCGTATTGATATGACCAACCACGACTATTTAAAAACCTTACAAGAAAGTTATGCAAAATCTGACTAA
- a CDS encoding protein-L-isoaspartate(D-aspartate) O-methyltransferase, with the protein MQNLTKPHFKAGKMLEQWVLPKGISNKDVIQAMASIPRHHFVPEAFSLHAYGEKALPIGHDQTISQPYIVALMTQAMLDTLGHTPKKVLEIGTGSGYQAAVLDRLGISVFSIERIQALASVAKKRLEALGFHKVLVKTGNGSLGWSEFAPYEAIMITAAIKKIPQRLFEQLADRAVLVAPVNEGKEEHSLYVYLKENNKIKKRFLGSCKFVPFII; encoded by the coding sequence ATGCAAAATCTGACTAAACCGCATTTTAAAGCTGGTAAAATGCTAGAGCAATGGGTGTTGCCCAAAGGAATTAGCAATAAAGATGTTATCCAAGCAATGGCATCCATTCCCAGGCATCATTTTGTGCCAGAGGCATTTTCTTTGCATGCATACGGTGAAAAGGCACTGCCTATAGGGCATGATCAAACTATATCACAGCCTTATATTGTGGCGTTAATGACTCAAGCCATGTTGGATACACTTGGCCATACCCCCAAAAAGGTTTTAGAAATTGGCACGGGATCGGGGTACCAAGCTGCAGTTTTAGATCGCTTGGGCATATCTGTGTTTTCAATTGAAAGAATACAGGCTTTGGCCAGTGTCGCTAAAAAAAGATTAGAAGCTCTAGGCTTTCATAAAGTTTTGGTTAAAACCGGTAATGGAAGTTTGGGATGGAGTGAGTTTGCACCTTATGAGGCCATCATGATAACTGCAGCCATCAAAAAAATTCCACAAAGATTATTTGAGCAGCTGGCAGATAGAGCTGTTCTGGTAGCGCCAGTGAATGAAGGAAAAGAAGAACACTCTCTTTATGTATATTTAAAAGAGAACAATAAAATTAAAAAACGTTTTCTAGGTTCATGCAAATTCGTTCCATTTATTATATAG
- a CDS encoding (2Fe-2S) ferredoxin domain-containing protein, with protein sequence MKDKKYFDQHVFVCTNQRPDDSAKGCCYSKGAENILLRLKQEVKKLKTDKKIRINKAGCLGRCSEGIAVVVYPDMQWFLNVQDSDVENIVLCLKNNL encoded by the coding sequence GTGAAAGATAAAAAATATTTTGATCAACATGTTTTTGTGTGTACCAATCAAAGACCCGATGACTCTGCCAAAGGCTGTTGTTATAGCAAAGGGGCAGAAAACATTCTTTTACGTCTAAAACAAGAAGTTAAAAAACTAAAAACAGATAAAAAAATAAGGATCAACAAAGCCGGTTGCTTGGGACGATGTTCAGAGGGCATTGCTGTGGTTGTGTATCCAGATATGCAGTGGTTTTTAAATGTGCAAGACAGTGATGTTGAAAATATTGTTCTGTGTTTAAAGAATAATCTATAA
- a CDS encoding peptidoglycan DD-metalloendopeptidase family protein, producing the protein MQIRSIYYIVFSLLCLSCHNKGGVIHTVERGETAYRIAHTYQVQLKEIKKANPRLQMSRIYPGQKILIPGAKQNKEVQKFIEQSMEKQRYAQSKKVNKEKKSRRLSKSYSQKNSKKRFKFKWPYQGQVTAKYGKKNGKMHNGIDIQTPPGKTLKAAEKGQIVYASSSLEGYEKMIIIQHGQAVFTVYAYLGEFLVTKGDKVNKGQAIAKTKKIKPSFYHFEIRMQKTALDPEKHLAVN; encoded by the coding sequence ATGCAAATTCGTTCCATTTATTATATAGTTTTTTCTTTACTATGTTTAAGTTGCCACAACAAAGGTGGCGTCATTCATACGGTTGAAAGAGGCGAAACAGCCTATAGGATTGCACACACGTATCAAGTTCAGTTAAAAGAAATAAAAAAAGCCAATCCCCGTTTGCAGATGAGTCGAATTTATCCGGGACAAAAAATTTTAATACCTGGAGCTAAACAAAATAAAGAGGTTCAAAAATTTATTGAACAAAGTATGGAAAAGCAGCGTTATGCTCAATCCAAAAAAGTAAACAAAGAAAAAAAATCACGCAGGCTCAGTAAAAGTTATAGTCAAAAAAATTCAAAAAAAAGGTTCAAATTTAAATGGCCTTATCAAGGTCAAGTGACAGCAAAGTATGGAAAAAAAAATGGTAAGATGCACAACGGTATAGATATACAAACCCCTCCCGGAAAAACCTTAAAGGCTGCAGAAAAAGGACAGATTGTTTATGCGAGCTCTTCATTAGAAGGGTATGAAAAAATGATTATCATTCAGCATGGACAAGCTGTATTTACGGTCTATGCTTACTTGGGTGAATTTTTGGTCACCAAAGGCGATAAAGTCAATAAAGGACAAGCCATAGCAAAGACTAAAAAAATTAAACCTTCATTTTATCACTTTGAAATTCGCATGCAAAAAACAGCACTTGACCCAGAAAAACATTTAGCTGTTAATTAA
- a CDS encoding DNA recombination protein RmuC, with protein MSLTQILMTALLVLGIGSVVLIFLIYSQKNSLQHLGSQLDYLSRQINENRDTTTQKVQDIYHRLENKVDSHMHHTSSVLQKSYDSVSSHLEKNASVFGDLKEKMGRIEETGKSIASVGEEVSKLQQLFRSPKFRGHLGEKGLEEILSHLLPTAHFKMQYRFASGDIVDSVIYLANKKIVPMDAKFPLENFQKMHVEDVTEKEKDVHLKQFVRDIKNHIDKISQKYIRPDENTLDFALMFLPAEQIYYEAFLKEYTDSSGQTLLNIALQKKVIPVSPNSLYAYLQAILLGLRGLQIEERAQEILSYINKFKLDIDQLEIELDKLGKHLNHAGSAYDKTYKKLKQSQNKIEFMESMPLSSNAEEKPLINS; from the coding sequence ATGAGTTTGACGCAAATATTAATGACAGCCTTACTTGTTTTGGGAATTGGCAGTGTTGTCTTGATATTTTTAATTTATAGCCAAAAAAACAGCTTACAGCATCTAGGAAGTCAGCTTGATTATTTATCCAGACAAATTAATGAAAACAGGGATACCACAACTCAAAAAGTTCAAGACATTTACCACCGCCTAGAAAACAAAGTGGACTCGCATATGCATCACACCTCGTCTGTTTTACAAAAAAGCTATGATAGTGTGAGTTCGCATTTAGAAAAAAATGCTTCTGTATTTGGAGATCTTAAAGAAAAAATGGGCCGCATTGAAGAAACAGGAAAAAGTATTGCTTCAGTAGGCGAAGAGGTCTCAAAGCTTCAGCAGTTATTTAGATCACCTAAATTTCGTGGTCACTTGGGTGAAAAAGGTTTGGAAGAAATTTTAAGTCACTTGCTCCCCACAGCCCACTTTAAAATGCAATATCGTTTTGCCTCGGGTGATATTGTAGACTCAGTGATTTACCTGGCCAATAAAAAAATTGTGCCCATGGACGCTAAGTTTCCTTTGGAAAACTTTCAAAAGATGCATGTTGAAGATGTCACTGAAAAAGAAAAGGACGTTCACCTTAAACAATTTGTTCGTGATATTAAAAACCATATCGATAAAATTAGCCAAAAGTACATCCGTCCAGATGAAAATACTTTAGACTTTGCACTTATGTTTCTACCTGCCGAGCAAATTTACTATGAAGCTTTTTTAAAAGAGTACACAGATAGCAGTGGACAAACTTTACTTAACATTGCTTTACAAAAAAAAGTAATCCCTGTCTCACCCAATAGCTTATATGCTTACTTGCAAGCTATATTATTAGGTTTACGAGGATTACAAATTGAAGAAAGAGCCCAAGAAATACTCTCTTATATCAATAAGTTTAAACTTGATATCGATCAATTAGAAATTGAATTGGATAAACTAGGCAAACATTTAAATCATGCAGGGTCCGCCTATGACAAAACCTATAAAAAGCTCAAACAATCGCAAAATAAAATAGAGTTTATGGAAAGTATGCCCTTAAGCTCTAATGCAGAAGAGAAACCTTTAATTAACAGCTAA